In a genomic window of Paraburkholderia phenazinium:
- a CDS encoding oxalate decarboxylase family bicupin, protein MTDLSRRKMLVGAAASAAALGVAATAKAATFGNPDRPPEGIVNALSPTSRNDPGPQNPAIANQFPSFQNPPATDINGMPLFWASFNNAHKRYQNGGWAREVTQDDFAISEDISGVNMRLGTNGTREMHWHQQAEWAIMLDGKCRITILDEQGRPQVADVKTGDLWYFPPGLPHSLQGLGPTGAEFLLAFDNGHASEFNTLLLTDWIAHTPPDVLAANFNVPADAFKNIPVDNLWIFQGTDPGPLEAAQRSVASPLGLPEHPFIFSLGDMAPTKETKGGSVRIADSRNFKASANVAAALVTVKPGGMRELHWHPNADEWQYYIKGEARMTVFDTGPKAATADFRAGDIGYVKKSLGHYVQNTGDTDLVFLEIFKADHFAEVSLSDWLTHTPKQMIMDHLHVTEETIARFPNNRPDVMPI, encoded by the coding sequence ATGACTGATCTGTCACGACGTAAAATGCTGGTTGGCGCAGCCGCCTCGGCCGCCGCGCTCGGTGTTGCCGCCACAGCCAAGGCAGCCACTTTCGGCAATCCGGACCGGCCGCCCGAAGGCATCGTCAACGCCCTGAGCCCGACGAGCCGGAATGACCCGGGCCCTCAGAACCCCGCCATTGCCAATCAGTTCCCGTCGTTCCAGAACCCGCCGGCAACCGACATCAACGGCATGCCGCTGTTCTGGGCGTCGTTCAACAACGCGCACAAGCGCTATCAGAACGGCGGCTGGGCTCGCGAAGTAACGCAGGACGACTTCGCAATCTCGGAAGATATCTCGGGCGTCAACATGCGCCTGGGCACCAACGGCACCCGCGAAATGCACTGGCACCAGCAGGCCGAGTGGGCCATCATGCTGGACGGCAAGTGCCGCATTACCATCCTCGACGAGCAAGGCCGCCCGCAGGTCGCCGACGTCAAAACCGGCGACCTCTGGTATTTCCCGCCGGGCCTGCCGCACTCGTTGCAAGGTCTCGGACCGACAGGCGCCGAATTCCTGCTCGCCTTCGACAACGGCCATGCATCGGAATTCAACACGCTTCTGCTGACGGACTGGATCGCCCACACGCCGCCGGATGTCCTGGCCGCCAACTTCAACGTGCCGGCCGACGCCTTCAAGAACATTCCGGTCGACAACCTGTGGATTTTCCAGGGTACCGATCCCGGTCCGCTGGAAGCCGCGCAACGTTCCGTGGCGTCACCGCTCGGCCTGCCTGAACATCCGTTCATTTTCTCGCTGGGCGATATGGCGCCGACGAAGGAGACCAAGGGTGGATCGGTGCGGATCGCCGACAGTCGCAACTTCAAGGCATCGGCAAACGTCGCGGCCGCCCTGGTGACGGTCAAGCCGGGTGGCATGCGCGAGCTGCACTGGCACCCGAACGCGGACGAATGGCAGTACTACATCAAGGGCGAAGCCCGGATGACCGTGTTCGATACAGGTCCGAAGGCGGCAACCGCAGACTTCCGCGCGGGCGATATCGGCTATGTCAAGAAGAGTCTCGGTCACTACGTGCAGAACACGGGCGATACCGACCTCGTATTCCTGGAAATCTTCAAGGCGGACCACTTCGCCGAGGTATCGCTTTCCGACTGGCTGACGCACACGCCGAAGCAGATGATCATGGATCACCTGCACGTGACTGAGGAGACGATTGCCCGGTTCCCGAACAACCGTCCCGACGTCATGCCGATCTGA
- a CDS encoding response regulator transcription factor, which produces MRPSRVLAIEDDEITGNEIVRALQSRGYSVDWVDNGQDGMVRAISGEYDLITLDRMLPRVDGLTILTTVRSIGIRTPVLMLSSLGDVDERVRGLRAGGDDYLTKPFDPEEMSARLEALLRRNQSPAAPTQTTLCVGPIELDLISRKVQRDGQEIELLPTEYRVLEFMMRHAGQTVTRTMLFEAVWGYHFDPGTNLIDVHMGRLRKKIDPSGVKPLIETVRGAGYILA; this is translated from the coding sequence ATGAGGCCGTCACGCGTCCTGGCTATTGAAGACGACGAGATCACCGGGAACGAGATCGTTCGTGCACTGCAGAGCCGCGGATACTCGGTCGATTGGGTGGACAACGGTCAGGACGGCATGGTGCGGGCGATCAGCGGCGAGTACGACCTGATTACCCTGGACCGCATGCTGCCTCGCGTCGACGGACTGACTATCCTGACCACCGTGCGCAGCATCGGCATTCGTACGCCCGTCCTGATGCTCAGCTCGCTCGGCGACGTCGATGAACGCGTGCGCGGCCTGCGAGCAGGCGGCGACGATTACCTGACCAAGCCATTCGACCCCGAAGAGATGAGCGCGCGTCTGGAGGCGCTGTTGCGCCGCAACCAGAGTCCGGCCGCGCCGACCCAGACAACCTTGTGCGTGGGGCCGATCGAACTCGACCTGATCTCGCGCAAGGTGCAGCGTGACGGCCAGGAGATTGAACTGCTGCCCACCGAATACCGCGTACTCGAATTCATGATGCGTCATGCCGGGCAGACCGTCACACGAACCATGCTCTTCGAAGCCGTCTGGGGTTACCACTTCGATCCGGGGACCAACCTGATTGACGTGCACATGGGCCGGCTGCGCAAGAAGATCGACCCGTCCGGCGTCAAACCCCTGATCGAGACCGTCCGCGGCGCCGGTTATATCCTTGCATGA
- a CDS encoding efflux RND transporter periplasmic adaptor subunit produces the protein MNAINREVAQTRRIRPKVFAAIAAVVLGGLVVHGIVERHDNVADLKTLSDDESIPQVQVMMAMPGPATRAITLPGNIKAWYTAPIYAQVSGYVHKWYVDYGVFVKAGTLLATIDAPTVDEQYQTAAANLDVAKTNSTLADVTAQRWKSLAGTEAVSQEEVDVKVAAAAAQKAEVVAANHEVARYGALEQFKNIVAPFDGVVTSRNTDVGNYVNAAGGDVGSHGTGSADEMFSVADIHEMRLFVDVPQDFADVLKPGLQATFTLAQYPGRAFKATLLTTANAFNPQTRTVVAELVAQNPDHLLWPGSYATVKFVVPTDRSVLVVPEQALLFRDQGMQLALVDADNRVHLQDVKLGLNLGQNVQVLAGLSPTDRFLVNPSAGTLEGEKVQIVNGVPGTAPETAAPTAASEPVSRPGGDQQANVAAAQSEPK, from the coding sequence ATGAACGCAATCAATCGTGAAGTCGCGCAAACGCGCCGTATCCGGCCCAAAGTGTTTGCCGCGATCGCCGCTGTTGTCCTTGGAGGGCTGGTGGTCCACGGCATCGTCGAACGTCATGACAATGTCGCGGATCTCAAGACGCTCTCCGACGACGAGTCCATCCCGCAGGTGCAGGTCATGATGGCCATGCCTGGCCCGGCCACGCGCGCGATCACGCTGCCCGGCAATATCAAGGCCTGGTACACGGCGCCGATCTACGCCCAGGTCAGCGGCTACGTGCACAAGTGGTACGTGGACTATGGCGTGTTCGTCAAGGCCGGGACGTTGCTGGCGACGATCGATGCGCCTACTGTCGACGAGCAGTACCAGACCGCGGCCGCCAATCTCGACGTGGCGAAAACCAACAGCACGCTGGCCGACGTAACGGCGCAGCGCTGGAAGTCGCTGGCCGGCACGGAGGCCGTCTCGCAGGAAGAGGTGGACGTCAAGGTCGCTGCTGCTGCAGCACAGAAGGCCGAGGTGGTAGCGGCGAACCATGAGGTCGCGCGTTACGGCGCGCTGGAACAGTTCAAGAATATCGTGGCGCCGTTCGACGGCGTCGTCACCTCGCGCAATACCGACGTCGGCAATTACGTCAATGCCGCAGGCGGCGATGTCGGTTCGCACGGAACGGGGAGCGCCGATGAGATGTTCTCGGTGGCGGATATCCACGAGATGCGGCTCTTCGTCGACGTACCGCAGGACTTCGCGGACGTGCTGAAGCCAGGCCTCCAGGCGACTTTCACGCTGGCCCAGTACCCGGGCCGTGCGTTCAAGGCGACGCTTCTGACCACCGCTAACGCATTCAACCCGCAAACGCGCACCGTCGTCGCCGAACTGGTGGCGCAAAACCCGGATCATCTGCTCTGGCCGGGCAGCTATGCGACCGTCAAGTTCGTAGTGCCGACCGATCGCAGCGTGCTGGTCGTCCCGGAACAGGCGTTGTTGTTCCGCGACCAGGGCATGCAACTGGCACTCGTCGACGCCGATAACAGGGTGCATCTGCAAGACGTCAAGCTCGGGCTGAATCTCGGCCAGAACGTCCAGGTGCTGGCGGGCCTCAGCCCCACCGACCGCTTCCTGGTCAATCCTTCCGCCGGCACGCTCGAGGGCGAGAAAGTGCAAATCGTGAACGGTGTCCCGGGCACCGCTCCGGAAACGGCGGCCCCAACCGCGGCATCCGAGCCGGTGTCGCGGCCTGGCGGCGATCAGCAAGCCAACGTCGCCGCAGCCCAAAGCGAGCCGAAATGA
- a CDS encoding response regulator transcription factor gives MRILFVSPQHNESAWLSKAFRESAHSLRRSNDLRDGILAAPKESFDAIVMMILDRASYPALTTALAQFKNAAPAAVIVVVLGPATSGDRIAMLRAGADACFTHPYSYIEMQERMQVLHRTATVRPQHAQLPPPFQLDPLKRELVNGSQRLPLTKREYLLLECLMRQFDVPVPHDELLRYAWPEKEDIDLSTASPLVWRLRRKLKQHVPDVNIATVNCFGYQLTRAPNCVRASA, from the coding sequence ATGCGTATTCTTTTCGTCTCGCCTCAACATAACGAGTCGGCCTGGCTAAGCAAAGCGTTTCGCGAAAGTGCGCACAGCCTGCGACGCTCCAACGATCTCCGCGACGGTATTCTGGCTGCACCGAAAGAATCGTTCGACGCGATCGTCATGATGATCCTTGACCGCGCTTCGTATCCAGCGCTAACAACGGCGTTAGCTCAGTTCAAAAACGCCGCGCCCGCTGCGGTGATTGTCGTGGTGCTCGGCCCCGCTACATCCGGCGACAGAATTGCCATGCTACGAGCTGGCGCAGATGCCTGCTTTACCCATCCGTATTCCTACATCGAGATGCAAGAGCGGATGCAGGTCCTGCATCGCACCGCCACGGTACGCCCCCAGCACGCCCAGCTACCGCCCCCATTCCAACTTGATCCGCTAAAACGGGAGCTGGTCAACGGGAGCCAGCGTCTGCCGCTCACCAAGCGAGAGTATCTGCTACTTGAATGTTTGATGCGGCAGTTCGATGTACCCGTGCCCCACGATGAGTTGCTCCGCTACGCGTGGCCGGAAAAGGAAGACATCGATCTGTCTACCGCCAGCCCCCTGGTCTGGCGCTTGCGCCGCAAACTCAAACAGCACGTGCCGGACGTCAACATCGCCACCGTTAACTGTTTTGGCTATCAGCTCACCAGAGCGCCGAATTGCGTGCGAGCGTCTGCGTAG
- a CDS encoding efflux RND transporter permease subunit: MNAIVLVALRRPLTFVVMSILIILFGTMAVLKTPTDIFPAIRIPVVAVVWSYNGLSPQDMSGRVVYYYERALTATVANVEHIESESLYGAGVVKIFFQPGTDIAAAQAQVTAVSQTVLKQMPAGITPPQILVYNASSVPVLDLQVSASNMTAAQVYDMASNLIRPQLVSVPGVSIPNPYGGTSLNVEIDLNQAKLLAHGLSASDVAAALSAQNVVLPAGDQKIGGLDFMVQTNSTPLQVDTFNNMPIKTVNGATVYLRDVAYVHHGAPPQTNAVLVKGKQSVLIQIYKSGNASTLSVVAGIKKALPGIVRTLPAGVKITPLNDASGFVRDSVLEVVQEMITAALLTGMIVLLFLGSWRSTLIVATSIPLAILTSILVLHYTGQTINVMTLGGLALAVGILVDDATVMIENIDSHLETGVELEEGIITAANQIVVPTLVATLCICIVWLPLFQLDGISGYLFRPLAEAIIFAMLASFVLSRTLVPTMAAWLLRAQVKSHGHAHEDGANAGFFTRFQRGFERKFSQFRDGYRNVLTTAVLNRKRFIMAFLGFAVASMGLIAFLGRDFFPGIKSGEIDLHMRAPIGMRLEDASKISVLVNGEIRKLLPGQVNNVVDNCGLPSSSINLAYTSDGTIGPQDCDISITLKNEHSPVDDYRLTLRRELPKLFPGTVFSFLPGDITAKILNFGLPAPIDVQVSGRGQAANMVYAQQLAARIREIPGAADVNIEQAFNEPTIKVAADRSLASGMNLSEANIANNTLATLSGSGQTAPTYWLDTTTGVSHLVNMQTPQDQLTSMNDLETIPVDTGNGDPGGQHSQLLGALGTVTQTGTPLLVSHYNIMPSIDIFVSNQGRDLGAVYDQVEQVVKAMNSQVPHGASVHVRGQATTMSSAYTQLLEGLALSVLLVYLVIVVNFQSWLDPFIIITALPGAIAGIVWSLFLTHTNGSVPALTGAIMCMGTATANSILVVSYARERLAEHGDAIAAAIEAGYARIRPVLMTATAMIIGMLPMSMSNTQNAPLGRAVIGGLLVATFATLLFVPCVFALMHRNDKKATESHL, translated from the coding sequence ATGAACGCCATTGTTCTGGTCGCCTTGCGCCGACCCCTCACCTTTGTCGTGATGAGTATCCTCATCATCCTGTTCGGCACGATGGCTGTCCTGAAGACGCCAACGGACATCTTTCCCGCCATCCGCATTCCGGTGGTCGCGGTCGTCTGGAGTTACAACGGCCTGTCCCCGCAGGACATGTCCGGCCGGGTGGTCTACTACTACGAGCGCGCCTTGACCGCGACCGTGGCGAACGTCGAGCACATCGAGAGCGAGTCACTGTACGGCGCCGGCGTCGTGAAGATCTTCTTTCAGCCCGGCACCGACATCGCCGCGGCCCAGGCTCAGGTCACCGCTGTCTCGCAGACCGTGCTGAAGCAAATGCCGGCCGGTATCACGCCGCCTCAGATTCTGGTCTACAACGCGTCCTCGGTGCCGGTGCTGGACCTTCAGGTCTCGGCGTCGAACATGACGGCCGCGCAGGTCTACGACATGGCCTCCAACCTGATCCGCCCGCAACTCGTGTCGGTGCCGGGGGTCTCGATTCCGAATCCCTACGGCGGCACATCGCTCAACGTCGAGATCGATCTGAACCAGGCGAAGCTGCTTGCGCACGGTCTCTCGGCCTCGGACGTCGCGGCGGCGCTTAGCGCGCAAAACGTGGTGCTGCCGGCGGGCGACCAGAAGATCGGCGGCCTTGACTTTATGGTCCAGACGAATTCGACGCCGCTCCAGGTGGACACGTTCAACAACATGCCGATCAAGACGGTGAACGGCGCGACGGTTTATCTGCGCGACGTCGCTTACGTGCATCACGGCGCGCCGCCGCAGACCAACGCGGTGCTGGTGAAAGGCAAGCAGTCGGTGCTGATCCAGATTTACAAAAGCGGCAACGCCTCGACGCTTTCAGTCGTGGCCGGCATCAAGAAAGCACTGCCAGGTATTGTCCGGACGTTGCCGGCGGGCGTAAAGATCACGCCGCTCAACGACGCTTCGGGGTTTGTGCGCGACTCGGTGCTCGAGGTGGTTCAGGAAATGATCACCGCGGCGCTGCTGACCGGCATGATCGTGCTGCTGTTCCTCGGCAGTTGGCGTTCGACGCTGATCGTGGCGACCTCGATTCCGCTTGCGATCCTGACCTCGATCCTGGTGCTGCACTACACCGGGCAGACGATCAATGTCATGACCCTGGGTGGCCTCGCGCTCGCGGTCGGCATTCTGGTCGACGACGCGACTGTGATGATCGAGAACATCGACTCTCACCTCGAGACCGGCGTCGAGCTCGAGGAGGGAATCATCACGGCGGCCAACCAGATCGTCGTGCCGACGCTGGTCGCAACGCTGTGCATCTGTATCGTCTGGCTGCCCTTGTTCCAGCTGGACGGCATCTCGGGCTATCTGTTCCGGCCGCTCGCCGAAGCCATCATCTTCGCGATGCTCGCTTCTTTCGTGCTCTCGCGCACGCTAGTGCCGACGATGGCCGCCTGGTTGCTGCGCGCCCAGGTGAAGTCGCATGGCCACGCTCATGAAGACGGCGCCAATGCGGGCTTCTTCACCCGCTTTCAGCGCGGCTTCGAGCGCAAATTCTCGCAGTTTCGCGACGGCTACCGCAACGTGCTGACCACGGCCGTGCTCAACCGCAAGCGCTTTATCATGGCCTTCCTCGGCTTTGCAGTCGCGTCGATGGGGCTGATCGCTTTCCTCGGTCGCGACTTCTTTCCGGGTATCAAGTCCGGTGAAATCGATTTGCACATGCGCGCACCGATCGGCATGCGACTCGAAGACGCATCGAAGATTTCCGTGCTCGTGAACGGCGAAATCAGGAAGCTGCTGCCGGGCCAGGTCAACAATGTGGTCGACAACTGCGGGTTGCCCTCGAGCAGCATTAACCTCGCCTATACCTCGGACGGTACGATCGGTCCGCAGGATTGCGACATCAGCATCACCCTGAAGAATGAACACTCGCCGGTGGACGATTACCGGCTCACGCTGCGCCGCGAACTGCCGAAGCTCTTTCCCGGCACGGTGTTCAGCTTCCTGCCCGGCGACATTACCGCCAAGATCCTGAACTTCGGCCTGCCCGCGCCGATCGACGTACAGGTCTCCGGGCGTGGACAAGCCGCGAACATGGTCTACGCGCAGCAGCTCGCGGCGCGCATCCGCGAGATTCCCGGCGCGGCCGACGTCAACATCGAACAGGCGTTCAACGAACCGACGATCAAGGTTGCCGCGGATCGTTCGCTGGCTTCCGGCATGAACCTGTCCGAAGCCAACATTGCGAACAACACGCTTGCGACGTTGTCGGGCAGCGGCCAGACGGCGCCGACGTACTGGCTCGACACGACCACAGGTGTGTCGCACCTCGTCAACATGCAGACACCGCAGGACCAGCTCACCTCGATGAACGATCTCGAGACGATTCCAGTCGACACAGGCAACGGCGACCCGGGCGGCCAGCACTCGCAGTTGCTTGGCGCGCTCGGCACCGTGACGCAAACCGGCACGCCGCTGCTGGTCTCTCACTACAACATCATGCCGTCGATCGATATCTTCGTCAGCAACCAGGGGCGCGATCTCGGCGCCGTCTACGATCAGGTCGAACAGGTGGTCAAGGCGATGAACTCGCAGGTACCCCATGGCGCCAGCGTGCATGTGCGCGGCCAGGCGACGACGATGAGCAGTGCTTACACACAGCTTCTGGAGGGACTGGCGCTTTCGGTCCTGCTGGTCTACCTGGTGATCGTCGTGAATTTCCAGTCCTGGCTGGACCCGTTCATCATCATCACGGCCCTGCCGGGTGCGATTGCCGGGATTGTCTGGAGCCTCTTTCTTACTCACACGAACGGCTCGGTGCCGGCGCTCACGGGCGCGATCATGTGCATGGGCACGGCGACGGCCAATTCGATCCTGGTGGTGTCCTATGCCCGTGAGCGCCTCGCAGAACACGGCGATGCGATCGCCGCAGCCATCGAAGCCGGCTACGCCCGGATCCGCCCGGTTCTGATGACCGCCACCGCCATGATCATCGGGATGCTGCCGATGTCCATGAGCAATACGCAAAACGCGCCGCTTGGACGAGCCGTCATCGGTGGACTTCTGGTCGCGACGTTCGCCACCCTGCTCTTCGTTCCCTGCGTATTCGCCTTGATGCATCGCAACGACAAAAAAGCCACGGAGTCTCATCTATGA
- a CDS encoding LysR family transcriptional regulator, whose product MKNATLRQLKTFETVARRLSFSRAADELHLSQPAVSTQIKHLEQHAGVPLFEQLGKRIFLTPAGQEMVGHTRAIIERFRAVEEALVRLKGGKGSCLNIGVISAGGYFFPRLLADFNQRNQGIRLELAVENRDQLLRQLDENRIDLALMVGVPTDPIMVSEPFAPHSYLIVASPSHPLAGKRQVPVCELTKQRFVVRERGSDTWGVMEDAIADAFDKDSEPIEIKHTETIKQAVMAGMGISFLSAHTVDLELKAGMLVVLDVVGFPIVRQWRIVHRADKRLSPVAAAFKHFLLEQGRPGSIP is encoded by the coding sequence ATGAAAAATGCGACCCTGCGGCAGCTGAAAACCTTTGAAACCGTCGCCAGACGTCTGAGCTTCTCGCGAGCAGCGGACGAGTTGCATCTTTCGCAGCCGGCCGTGTCTACTCAGATCAAACATCTGGAGCAGCATGCGGGTGTGCCCCTGTTTGAACAACTCGGCAAGCGAATTTTCCTGACGCCCGCAGGGCAAGAAATGGTGGGTCATACGCGGGCGATCATTGAACGCTTCCGCGCGGTGGAGGAGGCATTGGTGCGGTTGAAGGGGGGCAAGGGCAGTTGCCTGAATATCGGCGTGATCAGCGCCGGTGGCTACTTTTTCCCGCGCTTGCTTGCCGACTTCAACCAGCGGAACCAGGGAATCCGGCTGGAACTGGCGGTCGAGAATCGGGACCAGTTGTTGAGGCAACTCGACGAGAATCGCATCGACCTCGCCTTGATGGTCGGCGTGCCGACGGACCCGATCATGGTCAGTGAGCCGTTTGCGCCGCATTCATATCTGATTGTGGCGTCGCCGTCCCATCCCCTTGCGGGCAAACGGCAGGTTCCCGTTTGCGAGTTGACGAAGCAGCGTTTTGTCGTGCGGGAAAGGGGTTCCGACACGTGGGGTGTGATGGAGGATGCGATAGCCGATGCGTTCGACAAGGATAGCGAACCGATTGAGATCAAGCATACCGAAACGATCAAGCAGGCCGTCATGGCGGGGATGGGCATCAGCTTTTTGTCCGCGCATACCGTCGACCTTGAACTGAAGGCCGGCATGCTTGTTGTGCTCGATGTAGTTGGCTTCCCTATCGTGCGACAGTGGCGCATCGTGCATCGTGCCGACAAGCGACTCTCGCCGGTGGCCGCAGCATTCAAGCATTTTTTGCTTGAGCAGGGCCGCCCGGGATCCATACCTTGA
- a CDS encoding HAMP domain-containing sensor histidine kinase, producing MAVYTVIFSVSVTLLMGFISWAVTGAMEHETDVVMDWQLIYFDSMPHGDLIDAIYGRIEHEHMHTNYYGLFAADGRHLAGDMLMLPPNLPVNRTGVTLDTLAVAGPERAPVVRVMAEQRRDGEKLVLARDLTHVLRVRQRIVNALILGGILCMVTGIAGGLALSMRQMRRLKGIRHATQLIAQGDLGQRLPAGGRDEIDMLVHLVNHMLEEVERLMNEVKGACDGIAHDLRTPLAHMHTLLGHIAERTGELPDQELSTLVQRARIETNALLDRFRAMLRISEIGTLQRRGGFAALQLETLIHEVGELYEPLAESRSIRLMVQTQHVGTIRADRDLLFEALGNLLDNALKFTPSGGLVRIELNATPSGPRVDVIDNGPGIPQADRDAVLQRFYRSERTQHVAGSGLGLSIVSTVMRVHDFTIRLHDAAPGTRATIECWPRILA from the coding sequence ATGGCGGTCTACACGGTGATCTTCTCGGTGTCTGTCACGCTGCTGATGGGATTCATCAGTTGGGCCGTGACAGGCGCCATGGAGCACGAAACCGATGTCGTCATGGACTGGCAATTGATCTATTTCGATTCGATGCCGCACGGCGATCTTATCGACGCCATCTACGGGCGCATCGAGCATGAGCACATGCACACCAACTATTACGGCCTGTTCGCGGCCGACGGCCGGCACCTTGCCGGCGACATGCTGATGCTTCCACCGAACCTGCCGGTCAACCGTACGGGCGTTACGCTCGACACCCTCGCGGTTGCAGGCCCGGAACGAGCGCCGGTGGTACGCGTCATGGCGGAGCAGCGTCGTGACGGCGAAAAGCTCGTGCTTGCCCGCGACCTCACCCATGTTCTGAGGGTTCGCCAAAGGATCGTCAACGCGCTCATCCTTGGTGGAATCCTCTGCATGGTCACGGGTATCGCAGGTGGCCTGGCGTTGAGCATGCGACAGATGCGCCGCCTGAAAGGAATTCGCCACGCGACACAACTGATTGCGCAGGGTGACCTTGGCCAGCGGCTGCCGGCCGGAGGGCGCGACGAAATCGACATGCTGGTGCATCTGGTCAACCATATGCTCGAGGAAGTAGAACGTCTGATGAATGAAGTGAAGGGAGCCTGCGATGGCATCGCTCACGACCTGCGTACACCACTTGCGCACATGCATACCCTGCTTGGGCACATCGCGGAGCGCACCGGCGAACTGCCCGATCAGGAACTCTCGACACTGGTCCAACGGGCGCGTATCGAGACAAATGCACTCCTTGACCGCTTCCGCGCCATGCTGCGCATCTCCGAAATTGGCACGCTCCAGCGGCGCGGGGGCTTTGCCGCATTGCAACTCGAAACCCTGATCCACGAAGTTGGCGAACTATACGAGCCGCTCGCGGAAAGCCGCTCGATCAGGCTCATGGTGCAAACGCAGCACGTCGGCACTATCCGCGCAGACCGCGATCTGTTGTTCGAAGCGCTGGGCAACCTGCTCGACAACGCGCTGAAGTTCACGCCGAGTGGTGGCCTGGTACGCATTGAACTCAACGCAACGCCGTCCGGCCCCAGGGTGGACGTCATCGACAATGGACCCGGCATCCCGCAGGCAGATCGTGACGCAGTGCTGCAACGCTTCTATCGAAGCGAACGTACCCAGCATGTTGCCGGTTCTGGACTAGGACTCAGCATTGTGTCGACCGTCATGCGCGTACACGATTTCACCATCCGGCTACATGATGCTGCGCCGGGTACCAGGGCAACCATTGAATGCTGGCCACGGATACTCGCATGA
- a CDS encoding efflux transporter outer membrane subunit, which yields MMRYFKASRRLAGATLLSLLVPLAGCSLAPAYQTPPMLLPASYKGTGPFGLANPEAQLEQSDWWKMFGDDELDRLEASLNTVNPDLQAAEETYTQARDIVGEARSQLFPQLSAQTFATQNRQSENRLFRAGGSGPNVEGSVGYGAALSWEPDFWGEIRNRTNYARFNAQATAAMVASARLSLEVELANDYMALRALDSEHAVYTKTLGYYSDALKITQLRYSGKIAAGMDVERAQDQLSTAQAADTDNEAQRAVLEHAIAVLAGVNPSTFSVPPEDLARLTVPVIPAGVPSALLQRRPDIAQSERRMAAENAAIGIARAAFYPNIELSADGGFENSAFGGLGSLSNSLWSIGASGVLPLFEGGLRRAEEQQSRSAFAQAGDNYRSTVLQAFREVEDQLVLTNKLASEYDQQQEALTSALKVQDLALRLYTNGLDNYLNVTVAQGAALSSELASVQVKRRQLQATVGLIGAVGGGWSTADQPTPEQTVPFNPLALRRSPGDVREPD from the coding sequence ATGATGCGTTACTTCAAAGCTTCCCGGCGCCTTGCTGGCGCCACGCTCCTGTCGCTGCTCGTGCCGCTCGCCGGATGCAGCCTGGCGCCTGCCTACCAAACGCCGCCTATGCTTCTGCCGGCCAGTTACAAGGGTACGGGACCCTTCGGGCTCGCCAATCCGGAAGCCCAGCTCGAGCAAAGCGACTGGTGGAAGATGTTCGGCGATGACGAGCTCGATCGTCTTGAAGCCAGCTTGAATACGGTCAATCCGGATCTTCAGGCGGCTGAAGAGACCTATACCCAGGCACGCGACATCGTGGGTGAAGCCCGTTCACAACTGTTTCCGCAGTTGAGCGCCCAGACTTTCGCTACGCAGAACCGCCAGTCGGAGAACAGATTGTTCCGCGCCGGCGGCAGCGGGCCGAATGTGGAAGGATCGGTCGGCTATGGCGCGGCCCTGTCGTGGGAGCCGGACTTCTGGGGCGAGATACGGAACCGGACGAACTATGCCAGGTTCAATGCCCAGGCCACCGCCGCGATGGTTGCATCGGCGCGCCTGAGTCTCGAAGTCGAACTGGCCAACGATTACATGGCGCTGCGCGCGCTCGACTCGGAGCATGCCGTCTATACGAAGACGCTCGGCTATTACAGCGACGCACTCAAGATCACGCAGCTGCGCTATTCCGGCAAGATTGCCGCAGGGATGGATGTCGAGCGCGCGCAAGACCAGCTCTCCACGGCACAGGCGGCCGATACCGACAACGAGGCGCAGCGCGCCGTGCTCGAGCACGCCATCGCCGTGCTCGCCGGCGTCAATCCGTCGACCTTCAGCGTGCCGCCGGAAGACCTGGCACGCTTGACGGTTCCCGTGATTCCGGCTGGCGTGCCCTCGGCGCTGCTGCAACGGCGCCCGGACATTGCGCAATCCGAGCGGCGCATGGCGGCGGAAAACGCGGCCATCGGCATCGCGCGTGCGGCGTTCTATCCGAACATCGAGTTGAGTGCCGATGGAGGATTCGAGAACAGCGCTTTCGGCGGACTTGGATCGCTCTCCAACAGCCTTTGGTCGATCGGCGCATCGGGCGTGCTACCCCTGTTCGAAGGCGGGCTGCGCCGCGCCGAGGAACAGCAAAGCCGCTCCGCCTTCGCGCAGGCCGGCGATAACTACCGCTCGACTGTCCTGCAGGCGTTTCGCGAGGTTGAAGACCAGCTTGTGTTGACGAACAAGCTTGCCTCGGAGTACGACCAGCAGCAGGAAGCGCTGACGTCCGCACTCAAGGTGCAGGATCTCGCCTTGCGCCTCTATACCAACGGTTTGGACAACTACCTGAATGTGACGGTCGCGCAAGGCGCCGCGCTGAGCAGCGAGCTTGCGAGCGTTCAGGTGAAGCGCCGCCAATTGCAAGCCACTGTAGGGTTGATCGGTGCAGTGGGCGGCGGCTGGAGCACGGCGGATCAGCCAACCCCGGAACAGACCGTCCCCTTCAACCCGCTTGCACTTCGTCGCTCGCCGGGTGACGTCCGCGAACCGGATTGA